The genomic segment ACATTTCAGTCCAAATCTAATGAGTTTGCTCTCTGGGTTGCTCAACCGACATTGGTTCTGTTTTAGATGTGGCAGATTTGTGCGGACTTTCTGGCTCTGACCTCATTTTGAGCGTGTAGATGGACCACCGTAGCTTTATTACGGCAGCGGCAGGAGTTCCATTGTGTCAGCTTTAATAGGTCCCTGCGCAGGAGTGTGCTGTGTTTAATAAAACTCCCATCTCATTAGCTTAAACAGTGGCAGctctctgtgtcagtgtgagaaagacagaagagaggaatgGATTAGAATGCTGCATTGGGGATTTGGCAGGAGCGCTGTCCCCTTGTTGGGTTTCACTTTGTCTGTCCCACTGGGCAGGTCCGTCTCCACCAGCATGTTTGGGTTCATCTGCAGTGAAGGATCTGATTTCAGGGCCGCCGGGGCCGTCTGGCTGCTGCTACTAACTCCAAGCTCTGTGTCTGCATGTCACAAAATGCCTACAACTGAGCAGGACACTATTTGCATCCTGTGTTGAAACTGGGGCTAACTCGCCCCCTGCTGGAAAAAATTGCAAATTGAAATGTGTTCAACCTCGTGGCTCCACCTGATAAGATCTTAATTTGcttaatttgctttttttcccccacagctCTGCGTTGTAACTGTACAAACTGTGAGAAGACAGGCTATGAGTGCGAGACAGATGGCGCCTGCATGGCCTCCACGTACTACATCCAGGGGAAGGAGCAACACGTACGCATCTGTATCAACCGGGACAACCTGGTTCCCCCTGGACAACCCTTCTACTGTCTGAGCGCTGAAGGCCTGCTCAACACACATTGCTGCTATGTAGATTACTGCAACAGTATTGACCTGAAGGTCCCTGGTGAGGCCCCATCATCAAACAGCTGACAAAAATCACATCAAACAGTTTCAGTCTTTTGACTTTTAAAGTAATTCCCTCgatttctccttctcttctgttTTGCCTTCCTAGTTCCAACAACGGAGGGGAACTGGTCAGTCCCAGGAAGTTCCTGGGGGCCAGTGGAGCTGGTGGCGGTCATCGCAGGACCAGTGTTCCTGCTCTGCGTTCTGCTGATGGTTGGTGTTTTCCTGTTCCAGTATCATCAGAGGGCTTACAGCCACAGGCAGAGGTTGGAGGTTGAGGACCCATCCTGTGACCATCTGTACCTGGCCAAGGACAAGACCCTGCAGGACCTCATCTACGACATGTCCACCTCTGGATCGGGCTCTGGTAAATACATGCTGCCTGCCTGATATGACACACtgatttaaagtttttaaaaattggaAATGGAGTTGTAGGacaggtttttttgtgttctacaaatacattaaaacaaacaaacagacatgaCATATAGTGAGGCAAGCAAACAGAGTACAGCTGCAGCTgaagattattttaattatttagtcatCGGCCAagtattttcttaattaatcatttgttctgtaaaaataatgaaattgaaCTACAATCTACTGAGAGTGTATCTGCCGCTCCTCACCTAGAAAAGTAGTCTACAGAGAGTACAAGTAAATGTTTCATTTGTGGTCTACTGCCCCCCTCAGGTTTGCCGCTGTTTGTGCAGCGAACAGTAGCCAGGACCATTGTTCTGCAGGAGATAATAGGAAAGGGTCGTTTCGGTGAAGTCTGGCGAGGAAAGTGGAGGGGAGGAGATGTGGCGGTGAAGATCTTCTCATCCAGGGAGGAGCGCTCCTGGTTCCGAGAGGCTGAGATCTACCAGACAATCATGCTGCGCCATGAAAACATCCTCGGATTCATTGCAGCAGACAATAAAGGTGGGCAAGTGTTTCTATGTGTAGAGTTGAACCAGTCCCATGAAGATTTCTGGTGTTTATCTGAAATGTACAACAAGCGCAATTAGGTCTTAGACCACCTACATTACAAGAAAGTTAAAGTAAAACTTAGTCTGTCCTTGAAACAAACAGAAGAGGGAGGTTGAGACAGGCAGGAAGGGATCCATTGAAGAAATTGTATTTTGCACGACTATAGTATGACTCATTGTCTCTTGCTCTTTTTCAGACAATGGCACATGGACTCAGCTGTGGCTGGTGTCAGACTATCATGAGCATGGCTCCCTTTTTGACTACCTGAACCGTTACTCCGTCACCATTGAGGGCATGATCAAACTGGCCCTGTCAGCTGCTAGTGGACTGGCACACCTTCACATGGAGATCCTCGGCACTCAGGGTGAGATGAACTGTCAACACAGCTTgagaaatgaatgaacaaatcCAGCAGGAACTGTATATTGCACagtcccccccgcccccctccccttttttttcttcttttcattcagaAAGCATGTGCCATTTCTGCTAAGCTCTTAATGCAAATGTAATGATGTGTTATCTGTTTTCCCGCAGGTAAGCCTGGTATTGCTCATCGTGACCTCAAGTCTAAAAATATCCTGGTTAAGAAGAACGGCATGTGTGCCATAGCTGACCTCGGCCTGGCAGTCCGCCATGAGTCCATCACAGACACAATCGATATAGCACCTAACCAGCGCGTGGGCACTAAGAGGTAAATGTTTCCATATTCATTTACTCATAAGCACACATCCGGATTTAGACATTAGCAATCTCGCAGGTCTGGTGACTCTCTagatttgtctgtctgtcaacaaatcccatgaaaagaccaaaaacagcCGTTAGTCTTTAGAATTTTCTGTGAAGCCAAACTGCCAAGTGAGACAGTCATTTCCAAACTCTTACTTGGTGCTATTAGTCATTGC from the Scomber japonicus isolate fScoJap1 chromosome 4, fScoJap1.pri, whole genome shotgun sequence genome contains:
- the acvr1ba gene encoding activin A receptor type 1Ba, which produces MALKQIVPTLLALFGLVAVADALRCNCTNCEKTGYECETDGACMASTYYIQGKEQHVRICINRDNLVPPGQPFYCLSAEGLLNTHCCYVDYCNSIDLKVPVPTTEGNWSVPGSSWGPVELVAVIAGPVFLLCVLLMVGVFLFQYHQRAYSHRQRLEVEDPSCDHLYLAKDKTLQDLIYDMSTSGSGSGLPLFVQRTVARTIVLQEIIGKGRFGEVWRGKWRGGDVAVKIFSSREERSWFREAEIYQTIMLRHENILGFIAADNKDNGTWTQLWLVSDYHEHGSLFDYLNRYSVTIEGMIKLALSAASGLAHLHMEILGTQGKPGIAHRDLKSKNILVKKNGMCAIADLGLAVRHESITDTIDIAPNQRVGTKRYMAPEVLDETINMKHFDSFKCADIYALGLVYWEIARRCNAGGIHEEYQLPYYDLVPSDPSIEEMRKVVCDQKLRPNVPNWWQSYESLRVMGKIMRECWYANGAARLTALRIKKTLSQLSVEEDVKM